The genome window TGAATTAACGTGGAGACATAAGTTGTAGAAAATATCGGGACTAAAAAGTCGTCCCAAATTTTTAGAAGTTGAATCCAACCAATTCTCAATCATATTAATAATTAGAGGATTAATTAATTTAGACAATTCACGTTTGTTTTTATCTGTTCTCTCAATAGGATCAGAAGTGAGCTCAGTTCCCTCAAAAGTGATTCTCTCTTGATCGTCAAATAGATTTTGCAGCAATTCATAATTTTGTTTACTATTCAAAATTCCTAATCTGGTTTGGCCGTTTAAATCTGAGGAGTAGATATGCAAAACCGGATCATTTGTATCAACAATTCGAAGGTGGGCATTAGCGCAGGCCAGCGTAATTTGTCGTTTTAGCTCCTGAATATTGCCAGAAAAGTCACAAAGAAGCAACGCCTTGATGACATCTATCTCAACAATTAATTCACATCCTGCCTTTCGTGCTTCTTGGTTAAAGAAATCCATAATTAAAGCGTGTTTCTCATTTAAGGGGCGTTGCTTGAGATCAGGCAAAGTAAGATTTACCGGGAAAAACTGCTGTAAATTTTCTGAAACCTCGGGAGTTGAGGATACAATAATGAAAATATTACGGATATAATCATCTTTTAAGTGAGTATCAAGAAAGTTAGAAAAACGCGTTTTCTGTTGATTATTAAGATATTCTAAATGATTAAAAAATAAAATTCCATTTTGATTTTGCGAAAAAATACGATAATTATGGCCAAAAAGAAGCTCGTTGAGCGTTTCAGGATCATTAAGATAATTATGACAATTGATCGTGATTACTGGTGCGCCTTCAGCTATTATTTGATGTTTTTTGGCAAAATTAATAATGCACTGAACAAAAGTTGATGAACCGCAGCCTCGATTGGCGCTGATATTAATATTTAAGCTTCCTTTGGGATACAGAATTGCAGCTTTTGTATCTTGAATAGCTTTTTTTAGACTGCCATGATTTCCAATTAATGCCAAAAATGGATCATTGTTTTTTTGCGGAGCCAAAAAATATTTCACGGGTCGAGTTTTGGTTTTATTTAGCAATCCTTCTTGAACCAATTTATTTAATAAGGCACTGACGTTGGTTCGTTGCATGTTTAATGCTAAAGCAATTTCAGTAGTTTCAATGCCGATATTCGGGTCGATTCGGTTGAGTAGAACGTTTTGAACGTACTGATAGACATTTTCTTTATTGTTCATCGCTTACCTTCCTTAATAAGAATAGTTTAACTCATTTCCAAAGGAAAATGCCCGCTTGTATTCAAATTCGTGAAACCGCATACAAGTTTTTGCGATATTTCGCTTGACTGTATTGAAGGCGCTTAGATCCCGCTATATATTTAACTTGTATACAGAGGTACCCCTTATTACAAATATTGGCCTATGATGTTCATATGAAGCTTGAAAGGAAGATATCCATGAAGATTGAAATTGATAAATCATCGATGGTTCCCATCTATGAACAAATAGCCGATGGACTTAGAGATTTGATGTACGGAGGTAATTTACAGGACGGGGATAAGATCGATTCAGAGCAGAAAATGTGTATGGATTTGGGGATTAGTCGCGCGACAGTCCGCAAAGCTTTGAACATTTTAATTAAAGAAGGGCGGATTAGAAAGATCCATGGGAAAGGAACATATGTGATTCAGCCAAATGTTGAATATTCACTAAACGACAAATTATTTTCTTTTGCTGAATCTTTGGCCCAACAACAGTTGAACTATGAAACCCAAGTAATTAAACAAGAATTGTTACCGGCGAATAAGAAAATTGCCGAGCAGTTAAAGATCGATGTTGGAAATAAGTACCTTTATTTAGAGCGAATTCGATCCATTAATAATGAAAAAATTATGCTGATTGAAAATCGAATTAATGTTAAACATTGTCGCGGAATTGAAAATTCGAATTTCAACAATGTCAGTTTGTTTGCCAAAATCGAGGAGCTTTCACGAAGAAAAATTTCATTTGCTAAAAGCTCATATGAAGCTTTGATTGTTGGGAGTGAACGGGGCAAGCTTTTAGATTTGGCGCCAAATTTACCGATTTTAAAGATGCAACAGACAGTCTTTTTATCCAAGAACGAGCCAGTCGAGTATGGTTCGGTCTGGTTGAAAGCTAATAAGTACCTTTTAACTACAACATTACAAAGAAGATAGGAGAATTATTAATGCCATTAGTAAATGGTTTTGATTTAATCGATATTATAAAAGAAGAACATGTGGTGGCCGGAGCATTTAATACCACCAATCTTGAAACAACAATTGGAATTTTACAGGCAGTGGAGAAGAGTCGAATTCCCGCTTTTATTCAAATTGCCCCAACTAATATTCCAGTTTCTGGCTATGGATTTATTGCGGATATGGTTAATCGCTATGCAGCAGAAATGGACACACCAGTCGCTTTGCATCTTGACCACGGGAAGTCTTTTGACTCTGTTCGTCAAGCAGCGCGGGCGGGTTTCACCTCGGTCATGACTGATAATGCTAAATATGATTATGAAGAAAATGTTCAGCATACCTATGAAGCAGTTCAATTTGCCAAAGGTTATGGCATTCCAGTTGAAGCTGAACTTGGGGCAATTGCGGGTAAAGAAGATGATATTGTGACAGAGGGCAACAGTAAGACGGATCCCAAGCAAGTCCTTGATTTTGTTGAACGAACGGGGGTCAATATGTTGGCTGTAGCTGTGGGCAATGTCCATGGGCTCAATTTAGATCCAAATATTGATTTTCCGTTGCTAAAGCAAATTCAGGATATTTGTCCAGTTCCTCTGGTTTTGCATGGGGCATCCGGCATCCCGGATGAACAAATCAGCCAAATGGTGGACAACGGAGTGATAAAAATCAACGTCGCTAGTGATTTGCGGCAGGCTTTTATCCAATCAGCTGGTAAGGATTACGAAGCTGATCCTGAGCGCTTTGATATCGTTAATGTATCGCTTAATGCCGAAAAGGCCGTCGAAGAAGTGGTTTATCATAAAATTCAAGTGATGAATCGCAACTCACCAAC of Xylocopilactobacillus apicola contains these proteins:
- a CDS encoding class II aldolase; translation: MPLVNGFDLIDIIKEEHVVAGAFNTTNLETTIGILQAVEKSRIPAFIQIAPTNIPVSGYGFIADMVNRYAAEMDTPVALHLDHGKSFDSVRQAARAGFTSVMTDNAKYDYEENVQHTYEAVQFAKGYGIPVEAELGAIAGKEDDIVTEGNSKTDPKQVLDFVERTGVNMLAVAVGNVHGLNLDPNIDFPLLKQIQDICPVPLVLHGASGIPDEQISQMVDNGVIKINVASDLRQAFIQSAGKDYEADPERFDIVNVSLNAEKAVEEVVYHKIQVMNRNSPTPVR
- a CDS encoding GntR family transcriptional regulator, translated to MKIEIDKSSMVPIYEQIADGLRDLMYGGNLQDGDKIDSEQKMCMDLGISRATVRKALNILIKEGRIRKIHGKGTYVIQPNVEYSLNDKLFSFAESLAQQQLNYETQVIKQELLPANKKIAEQLKIDVGNKYLYLERIRSINNEKIMLIENRINVKHCRGIENSNFNNVSLFAKIEELSRRKISFAKSSYEALIVGSERGKLLDLAPNLPILKMQQTVFLSKNEPVEYGSVWLKANKYLLTTTLQRR